Proteins encoded by one window of Arachis ipaensis cultivar K30076 chromosome B04, Araip1.1, whole genome shotgun sequence:
- the LOC107639275 gene encoding glycine cleavage system H protein 2, mitochondrial, with amino-acid sequence MACRQFWASRAASYLRVSLFNRTFSAVIKDLKYCDSHEWVKVDGKSATIGITDHAQDHLGDVVYVELPEVGKGVTQGESFGAVESVKATSDINSPVSGKVVEVNEELNSSPGLVNSSPYKDGWIIKVEVSDSGELNNLMDSEQYSKFCEEEDSKH; translated from the exons atggctTGCAGGCAATTCTGGGCTTCACGAGCTGCTTCCTACCTTAGGGTTTCTCTCTTCAACCGAACCTTTTCCGCTG TCATTAAAGACCTGAAGTATTGCGATTCTCACGAGTGGGTGAAAGTAGATGGAAAATCTGCAACTATTGGCATAACTGATCATGCCCAAGATCACTTGGGTGATGTTGTATATGTTGAATTGCCGGAAGTTGGGAAGGGTGTAACACAAGGAGAAAGTTTTGGTGCAGTTGAAAGTGTGAAAGCAACTAGTGATATTAACTCTCCTGTTTCAGGGAAAGTGGTTGAAGTTAATGAAGAGCTTAACAGCTCTCCCGGTTTG GTTAACTCAAGCCCTTATAAAGATGGATGGATAATCAAAGTTGAAGTCAGTGACAGTGGTGAACTAAACAACTTGATGGATTCAGAACAGTATTCCAAATTCTGTGaagaagaagattccaagcattAA